The Caulifigura coniformis genome includes a region encoding these proteins:
- a CDS encoding glycosyltransferase family 39 protein — translation MNGVKRNRQKLSDTASLAIPSIETVEEIPVFIAAPHDRAHLLVLLAALVIGFGLMVPALRPVPLAMDEYGTYWIMSDENPLTLMERSLQYENIPPLSPLVRRVFFQTFGQNEFAFRLPFVVWYLLTIGAVYLLGRDLLGKFPGALAALVCALHQNVLGEVTIARCYGLGLLLATLSYWVTVRWMRSPRQIGWAMAWTALSSALVWTHYLNVAVTLSQAVVLAYAFFRQNIHVKAMGIVAVAAYVASMIPLLPAIFRMAQWGSSFGFQGTDPIWRILIPLWWLGLPAGALVGWLLSRKFRAPTLSAIPRSSFVVLLLWGLLPPVLASIVCRDDFASLSNPRYRIGFAGPAACLIAGLLCHRRSRGVALLSVITAIVFAWLPAPRAPWSMKRLGAQQSHEWKDMALQIEERGAKGEPIFVQSGLGEGFLIPGFYLNPVFLDYAACRLGRFYCKTEHPRIGLPFLWDSFPEMQEHYAELARKYVAENHKTLWLAGATDTDLNVRSISGFDKILTENGFRLIEQTKHHYSVLLRYEHQSAK, via the coding sequence ACACCGCGTCGCTTGCGATTCCAAGCATCGAGACGGTGGAAGAGATCCCCGTCTTCATCGCGGCCCCCCACGATCGAGCCCACCTGCTGGTGCTGCTCGCGGCGCTCGTGATCGGATTCGGGCTGATGGTGCCCGCGCTCCGGCCGGTGCCTCTCGCCATGGACGAGTATGGCACCTACTGGATCATGTCCGATGAGAATCCGCTCACCCTCATGGAGCGGAGCCTGCAGTACGAGAACATCCCTCCCCTGTCGCCGCTTGTTCGCCGGGTCTTCTTCCAGACGTTCGGGCAGAACGAATTCGCGTTTCGACTCCCCTTCGTCGTGTGGTACCTGCTGACGATCGGAGCCGTGTACCTGCTAGGACGCGACCTGTTGGGAAAGTTTCCCGGCGCGCTGGCGGCGCTCGTGTGCGCGCTGCATCAGAATGTGCTCGGGGAGGTAACGATCGCCCGGTGCTACGGCCTGGGGCTGCTGCTCGCCACTCTCTCGTACTGGGTCACGGTCCGCTGGATGAGGTCGCCCCGGCAAATTGGCTGGGCCATGGCCTGGACCGCACTCAGTTCAGCGCTGGTGTGGACGCACTATCTCAACGTGGCCGTCACGCTGTCGCAGGCGGTAGTCCTCGCGTACGCCTTCTTCCGGCAGAACATCCATGTGAAGGCGATGGGGATCGTGGCCGTGGCCGCGTATGTCGCCTCGATGATTCCGCTCCTGCCCGCGATTTTCCGGATGGCCCAGTGGGGCTCGTCATTCGGTTTCCAGGGGACGGACCCGATCTGGCGGATCCTGATTCCGCTGTGGTGGCTGGGCCTGCCGGCCGGGGCCCTCGTTGGATGGCTCCTCTCCAGAAAGTTTCGGGCGCCGACTCTGTCCGCGATCCCGAGGTCGTCGTTCGTCGTGCTGCTGCTCTGGGGGCTTCTGCCACCAGTCCTGGCGTCGATTGTCTGCCGCGATGATTTTGCCAGCCTCTCGAATCCGCGCTACCGCATCGGATTCGCGGGGCCGGCCGCCTGCCTCATCGCCGGCCTGCTCTGCCATCGGCGTTCCCGCGGCGTGGCTCTGCTCTCCGTGATCACGGCCATCGTCTTCGCCTGGCTGCCGGCCCCCCGCGCACCGTGGAGCATGAAACGCCTGGGAGCCCAGCAGTCGCACGAATGGAAAGACATGGCGCTGCAGATCGAAGAGCGCGGCGCCAAAGGAGAGCCGATCTTCGTCCAGAGCGGCCTCGGGGAAGGTTTCCTCATCCCGGGCTTCTACCTGAACCCGGTGTTCCTGGATTACGCCGCCTGCCGTCTCGGCCGGTTTTACTGCAAGACGGAACACCCCCGCATCGGCCTGCCGTTCCTGTGGGACTCGTTCCCGGAAATGCAGGAACACTACGCGGAACTGGCCCGGAAGTACGTCGCGGAGAATCACAAGACGCTGTGGCTCGCAGGCGCGACCGACACGGATCTCAACGTCCGCTCGATTTCCGGTTTTGACAAGATCCTGACCGAGAACGGATTCCGGTTGATCGAGCAGACCAAGCATCACTACTCGGTGCTCCTGCGCTACGAACACCAGTCGGCCAAGTGA
- a CDS encoding DUF1254 domain-containing protein, which produces MRRRDFLAGSTAGAVGLLAIRTAGAQEASNTAKQAFSFAYPMMLMDLTHRVMAGGGQGDQPAPVNRFFHYPQLPTEQSTALVCPVADAIHSSAWLNVKDEPMVVSIPAMESRFCTGSFFHAWYDVIGRMSAGQGKATDFVVTGPGWAGTVPKGTVQISSPTNMVWAPLWISVTGPEDLAAAVALQAECRVTALKDWKGPQPTGGGLGGSLTAFIGSFLKKPGAPAGAPPMPGPGGEAMPAEGQPAPAGPPKVDADGNVVPQPNPAMAADGVPQPMPGAEGMVEGDAGGGGSMTGVGGNGASPNSQLFTMEAGAFYNRLCQLMVENPPLEADAPIVAKMAKLGLTPGATIDLQTQSRANQMAMTGAVRNAGQKIFTTKGGMKLVTGNRWETALTLADFGTNYDRKAYAALMYFGASDPTEVLSPRTSKDGTGRPLQGQQKYTLTFSANQLPPAGVSWSLTAYKAPTMELGASAGGKHAVCSHQELVKNPDGGLTIYVQKDSPGADKEPNWLAVPPEGAFELMLRLCGPKAEVASLGWKPPAVTKA; this is translated from the coding sequence ATGCGTCGTCGTGATTTTCTGGCGGGCAGCACCGCCGGGGCTGTGGGGTTGCTTGCCATCAGGACGGCCGGCGCCCAGGAAGCCAGCAATACCGCGAAGCAGGCGTTTTCGTTCGCGTATCCCATGATGCTCATGGACCTTACGCATCGAGTGATGGCGGGGGGCGGACAGGGTGACCAGCCTGCTCCGGTCAACCGGTTCTTCCACTATCCGCAGCTCCCCACCGAGCAGTCCACGGCGCTGGTTTGTCCGGTTGCGGACGCGATTCATTCGTCGGCGTGGCTGAACGTCAAAGACGAGCCGATGGTGGTTTCGATTCCTGCCATGGAAAGCCGCTTCTGCACGGGCAGCTTCTTCCACGCGTGGTACGACGTCATCGGCCGGATGAGCGCTGGCCAAGGGAAAGCCACGGACTTCGTCGTGACTGGCCCGGGCTGGGCCGGGACCGTGCCGAAAGGGACGGTGCAGATTTCGTCCCCAACGAACATGGTGTGGGCCCCTCTGTGGATTTCGGTGACCGGTCCGGAGGATCTGGCGGCCGCGGTGGCGTTGCAGGCGGAATGTCGGGTCACGGCGCTCAAGGACTGGAAGGGGCCGCAGCCGACGGGGGGCGGACTGGGCGGAAGCCTGACGGCATTCATCGGTTCGTTTCTCAAGAAGCCGGGAGCGCCGGCCGGCGCTCCGCCGATGCCGGGACCGGGTGGAGAGGCGATGCCGGCCGAAGGTCAGCCGGCGCCGGCCGGGCCTCCAAAGGTCGATGCCGACGGCAATGTGGTTCCGCAGCCGAATCCGGCCATGGCGGCGGACGGTGTTCCCCAGCCGATGCCCGGCGCTGAAGGCATGGTGGAAGGCGATGCTGGAGGGGGCGGAAGCATGACGGGGGTCGGCGGAAACGGGGCGTCGCCGAACTCGCAGTTATTCACGATGGAGGCGGGGGCGTTCTACAACCGGCTCTGCCAGCTGATGGTGGAGAACCCGCCGCTGGAGGCCGACGCTCCGATCGTCGCCAAAATGGCCAAGCTCGGGCTGACGCCGGGAGCGACGATCGACCTCCAGACCCAGAGCCGAGCGAACCAGATGGCGATGACAGGGGCGGTCCGGAACGCGGGGCAGAAAATCTTCACAACCAAAGGCGGCATGAAGCTGGTGACAGGCAATCGCTGGGAAACGGCGCTGACCCTGGCCGATTTTGGAACGAACTACGACCGGAAGGCTTACGCGGCGCTGATGTACTTCGGGGCCAGCGATCCGACGGAAGTCCTCAGCCCGCGGACCTCGAAGGACGGCACGGGCCGACCGCTCCAGGGGCAGCAGAAGTACACGCTCACATTCTCGGCGAACCAGTTGCCGCCAGCCGGGGTGTCGTGGTCGCTGACGGCCTATAAGGCGCCGACGATGGAACTCGGGGCCAGCGCCGGTGGAAAGCACGCGGTCTGCAGCCATCAGGAACTGGTGAAGAATCCCGACGGGGGGCTGACGATCTACGTGCAGAAGGACAGTCCGGGGGCCGACAAAGAGCCGAACTGGCTTGCGGTTCCGCCGGAAGGAGCGTTTGAGCTGATGCTGCGACTGTGCGGTCCCAAGGCCGAAGTGGCGTCGCTGGGCTGGAAGCCGCCGGCGGTGACGAAGGCTTGA
- a CDS encoding HAD-IA family hydrolase — protein sequence MTAPVAIQWVVFDAVGTLIFADPPVHMAYHRIGRKSGSEITPPLASQRFKEAITARPATLETSAQQELEFWKSLVAKVLPDANHPEGCFQRLWEHFAAPSSWGVYADVEETLDDLKSRGIQVAIASNFDHRLHTVMNGHRELKSITRRFISSEIGWKKPSPRFFEAIVKDLDAAPSSILMIGDTLADDVHPARTAGLQALHVNRTAEPIEGSLATLSDLSSHLNPES from the coding sequence ATGACCGCTCCCGTCGCCATCCAGTGGGTCGTCTTCGACGCCGTCGGTACGCTCATCTTCGCGGATCCGCCGGTCCACATGGCTTACCACCGGATCGGACGGAAATCCGGCAGCGAGATCACCCCCCCGCTCGCAAGTCAGCGTTTCAAGGAGGCGATCACAGCTCGGCCGGCGACGCTCGAGACCAGTGCCCAGCAGGAACTCGAGTTCTGGAAGTCACTCGTCGCCAAAGTCCTTCCCGACGCCAATCACCCGGAAGGCTGCTTCCAGAGGCTGTGGGAACACTTTGCGGCCCCCAGCTCCTGGGGTGTCTATGCAGACGTCGAAGAGACTCTCGACGACCTCAAATCCCGGGGCATCCAGGTCGCGATCGCGTCGAACTTCGATCATCGCCTGCACACCGTGATGAACGGGCACCGCGAGCTGAAGTCCATCACCAGGCGATTCATCTCGTCCGAGATCGGCTGGAAGAAGCCGAGCCCGAGGTTCTTTGAAGCGATCGTCAAAGACCTCGACGCCGCCCCGTCATCCATTCTCATGATCGGCGACACGCTCGCTGACGACGTGCATCCCGCCCGCACCGCCGGGCTCCAGGCACTCCACGTCAACCGCACCGCGGAGCCCATCGAAGGCTCCCTCGCGACGCTCAGCGACCTCAGTTCGCACCTGAATCCTGAATCCTGA
- the greA gene encoding transcription elongation factor GreA: protein MDRHPISREGYDKLVEEIKHLEQVEMPKIAQAIATARSEGDLSENAEYHGQRENQGLLQAKINQLKTRLANCYIADKADMPKGIVAFGSTVTVRDLKLDEEESYEFVGPGEEDYDGDVMKILTSSPIAKALMGKKVGDKVEVTIPRGIMKLEVTKIVEHGG from the coding sequence ATGGACCGACATCCCATCTCGCGCGAGGGCTACGACAAGCTGGTCGAGGAGATCAAACACCTCGAGCAGGTCGAAATGCCGAAGATCGCCCAGGCCATCGCCACCGCGCGGTCGGAAGGCGACCTCAGCGAAAACGCCGAATACCACGGCCAGCGCGAGAACCAGGGGCTGCTGCAGGCCAAGATCAACCAGCTCAAGACGCGCCTCGCCAACTGCTACATCGCCGACAAGGCCGACATGCCCAAGGGCATCGTCGCTTTCGGATCCACCGTCACCGTCCGCGACCTCAAGCTGGATGAGGAAGAGAGCTACGAGTTTGTCGGCCCCGGCGAGGAAGACTACGACGGCGACGTCATGAAGATCCTCACCTCGAGCCCCATTGCGAAAGCCCTCATGGGCAAGAAGGTGGGCGATAAGGTCGAGGTGACGATTCCCCGGGGAATCATGAAGCTCGAAGTCACCAAAATCGTCGAACACGGCGGCTGA
- a CDS encoding class I SAM-dependent methyltransferase has protein sequence MTESSLVRRLAGVPRLFDALRWMLEGGYRGHHGVVARHLNNVGRVLDLGCGTGIYAPFFPPDSYVGADLSEAYIAAAQAKFPGHRFVVQDGTRTSFQEAEFDACMISGVLHHLDDSQAAQLLEEASRVVRPGGTIVVWEDIPSRWWNGVGHVIHRLDLGNHIRSPEGYRQLLQRHFTIVCSEHMRSGAMDYQVFQAKRPAAL, from the coding sequence ATGACTGAGAGCTCACTGGTCCGCCGGCTGGCGGGCGTGCCGCGACTGTTCGACGCGTTGCGGTGGATGCTCGAGGGGGGCTACCGGGGACACCACGGAGTCGTCGCCCGGCACCTGAACAATGTCGGACGGGTCCTCGATCTGGGGTGTGGAACTGGCATCTATGCCCCGTTTTTCCCGCCCGATTCCTATGTCGGCGCCGACCTCAGCGAGGCGTATATCGCCGCCGCACAGGCCAAGTTCCCCGGACATCGCTTCGTCGTCCAGGATGGAACACGAACCTCGTTCCAGGAAGCGGAGTTCGACGCCTGCATGATTTCCGGCGTCCTGCATCACCTGGACGACAGCCAGGCGGCCCAGTTGCTGGAAGAAGCGTCCCGTGTCGTTCGCCCCGGAGGAACCATCGTGGTCTGGGAAGACATCCCCTCACGCTGGTGGAACGGCGTGGGGCATGTGATCCATCGCCTCGACCTGGGGAACCACATCCGCTCGCCCGAGGGTTACCGTCAGCTTCTGCAGCGTCATTTCACGATCGTCTGTAGCGAGCACATGCGAAGCGGCGCCATGGACTACCAGGTTTTTCAGGCGAAACGTCCGGCCGCCCTCTGA
- a CDS encoding STAS domain-containing protein, whose translation MQHLKIFLVEQAGPTVILTPQGDPSSFRYRDLQAETNSLRSHMAQPGNTNVIVDLRHCQYFGSEFIGALVSILREVRGRKGRCALCGATEQMRLVLQNMSLFRLWPYHENRDEALLAIEQPVA comes from the coding sequence ATGCAGCACCTCAAGATCTTTCTCGTCGAGCAAGCCGGACCGACGGTGATCTTGACCCCCCAGGGCGATCCCAGCAGCTTCCGCTACCGCGACCTGCAGGCCGAAACGAACTCGCTGCGAAGTCATATGGCGCAGCCGGGCAACACCAACGTGATCGTCGATCTGCGCCACTGCCAGTATTTCGGATCGGAATTCATCGGCGCCCTGGTGTCGATTCTTCGCGAAGTGCGAGGGCGAAAAGGGCGCTGCGCGCTGTGCGGCGCCACGGAACAGATGCGGCTCGTACTTCAGAACATGAGCCTCTTCCGCCTCTGGCCGTATCACGAGAATCGTGATGAGGCCCTCCTCGCAATCGAGCAGCCGGTGGCCTGA
- the ppdK gene encoding pyruvate, phosphate dikinase — protein MSTKYVYFFGDGKGEGNGKMKELLGGKGANLAEMVNIGLPVPAGFTITTETCTHFYANNKQFPAELKAQVEEAIKKIEKAMGAELGSKTNPLLVSCRSGARESMPGMMDTVLNIGLNDETVLALAKQSGNERFAWDSYRRFVQMYGDVVLDLKPRSKTERDPFEHALEHKKEKAGVQEDNQLSVAQLKELVQEFKDLIKDRTGKSFPTDPMEQVWGAVGAVFGSWGNDRAVVYRRTYGIPHEWGTAANVQAMVFGNLGDDCATGVALTRDCAIGTPGFCGDYLINAQGEDVVAGIRTPLRIEETLSKDMPKSYEQLDEIGKKLEKHFKEVQDIEFTIQRNKVWMLQTRNAKRTGFAAVRIAVDFLEEGLIDEKEMLQKRRLPADDLNQLLQPIFDPAAKKQADKEGRLLAKGITAGPGAASGKIVFFAEDAERMHEKDPKTDLILVRRETSPEDLRGMKAAKGILTALGGASSHAALVSRQMGKACIVGCGALNIDYDKGTITVGSKVLKAGDFLSMDGFTGEVFEGKVTTKPSEVIQVLINKTMKPEESEVFRRFDKLMKIADKHRKLRVRTNADLPNQAEEAISFGAEGIGLCRTEHMFFDHLDEIREMIVADNLEHREKALAKLLPFQRKDFAGLFKAMDGKPVTIRLIDPPLHEFLSDAHLESDPKLAEKLSKWSGKSVEDVKKRVEELHEFNPMLGHRGCRLGIVYPEITRMQARAIFEAAVEVQKAGAKVFPEVMVPLAGFATEFKNQEKIIRETAEKVFKETGTKVEYMVGTMIEIPRAAVRADQIAENAEFFSFGTNDLTQTTLGMSRDDYGPFIGFYRENDIIGNDPFQQIDQDGVGELMKIGVERGRKVKSKLKIGICGEHGGDPSSVMFCHRIGLDYVSCSPFRVPIARLAAAQAAVEG, from the coding sequence ATGAGTACGAAATACGTCTATTTCTTCGGTGACGGCAAGGGCGAAGGCAACGGCAAGATGAAGGAACTGCTGGGTGGCAAGGGCGCCAACCTCGCAGAAATGGTCAACATCGGCCTGCCGGTGCCGGCCGGTTTCACGATCACGACCGAAACCTGCACCCACTTCTACGCCAACAACAAGCAGTTCCCGGCGGAGCTGAAGGCCCAGGTCGAAGAAGCGATCAAGAAGATTGAGAAGGCCATGGGAGCCGAACTCGGCTCCAAGACGAACCCGCTGCTCGTCTCCTGCCGCTCGGGCGCCCGCGAATCGATGCCGGGCATGATGGACACCGTCCTCAACATCGGCCTCAACGACGAGACGGTCCTCGCTCTCGCCAAGCAGTCCGGCAACGAACGCTTCGCGTGGGACAGCTACCGCCGCTTCGTCCAGATGTACGGCGACGTCGTGCTGGACCTCAAGCCGCGCAGCAAGACCGAGCGTGATCCGTTCGAACACGCCCTCGAGCACAAGAAGGAAAAGGCCGGCGTCCAGGAAGACAACCAGCTCTCCGTCGCCCAGCTCAAGGAACTGGTTCAGGAATTCAAGGACCTGATCAAGGACCGCACCGGCAAGAGCTTCCCGACTGATCCGATGGAACAGGTCTGGGGCGCAGTTGGCGCCGTCTTCGGCAGCTGGGGCAACGACCGCGCGGTCGTCTACCGCCGCACCTACGGCATCCCCCACGAGTGGGGTACGGCCGCCAACGTGCAGGCGATGGTGTTCGGCAACCTCGGTGACGACTGTGCCACCGGCGTCGCCCTGACCCGCGACTGCGCCATCGGCACCCCCGGCTTCTGCGGCGACTACCTCATCAACGCCCAGGGCGAAGACGTGGTGGCCGGTATCCGCACGCCGCTGCGGATCGAAGAAACGCTGTCGAAGGACATGCCGAAGTCGTACGAACAGCTTGATGAGATCGGCAAGAAGCTCGAGAAGCACTTCAAGGAAGTTCAGGACATCGAGTTCACGATCCAGCGGAACAAGGTCTGGATGCTCCAGACCCGGAACGCCAAGCGGACCGGCTTCGCGGCCGTCCGGATCGCCGTCGACTTCCTCGAAGAAGGCCTGATCGACGAGAAGGAAATGCTGCAGAAGCGCCGCCTCCCGGCGGACGACCTCAACCAGCTGCTTCAGCCGATCTTCGACCCGGCGGCCAAGAAGCAGGCCGACAAGGAAGGGCGTCTGCTCGCCAAGGGCATCACCGCCGGTCCGGGTGCTGCCTCGGGTAAGATCGTCTTCTTCGCCGAAGACGCCGAGAGGATGCACGAGAAGGATCCGAAGACCGATCTGATCCTCGTTCGCCGCGAAACCAGCCCGGAAGACCTTCGCGGCATGAAGGCCGCCAAGGGCATTCTGACGGCCCTCGGTGGCGCGTCCTCGCACGCCGCCCTCGTGTCGCGCCAGATGGGCAAGGCCTGCATCGTCGGCTGCGGCGCACTGAACATCGACTATGACAAGGGCACCATCACCGTCGGCAGCAAGGTGCTGAAGGCTGGTGACTTCCTGTCGATGGACGGCTTCACCGGCGAAGTCTTCGAAGGCAAGGTCACGACCAAGCCGTCGGAAGTCATCCAGGTGCTCATCAACAAGACGATGAAGCCCGAAGAGTCGGAAGTCTTCCGTCGCTTCGACAAGCTGATGAAGATCGCCGACAAGCACCGCAAGCTGCGCGTCCGCACGAACGCCGACCTTCCGAACCAGGCCGAAGAGGCCATCTCGTTCGGAGCGGAAGGCATCGGCCTCTGCCGCACCGAGCACATGTTCTTCGATCACCTCGACGAAATCCGCGAGATGATCGTCGCCGACAACCTCGAGCACCGCGAAAAGGCCCTCGCCAAGCTGCTTCCGTTCCAGCGGAAGGACTTCGCAGGCCTGTTCAAGGCGATGGACGGCAAGCCGGTCACGATCCGCCTGATCGACCCGCCGCTCCACGAGTTCCTCTCGGACGCGCACCTCGAATCCGATCCCAAGCTGGCTGAAAAGCTGTCGAAGTGGTCGGGCAAGTCAGTCGAAGACGTGAAGAAGCGCGTCGAGGAACTCCACGAGTTCAACCCGATGCTCGGCCACCGCGGCTGCCGCCTCGGCATCGTGTATCCGGAAATCACCCGGATGCAGGCCCGCGCCATCTTCGAAGCGGCCGTCGAGGTCCAGAAGGCCGGCGCGAAGGTGTTCCCGGAAGTCATGGTTCCCCTCGCCGGCTTCGCCACCGAGTTCAAGAACCAGGAAAAGATCATCCGGGAGACGGCCGAGAAGGTCTTCAAGGAAACCGGCACGAAGGTCGAGTACATGGTCGGCACCATGATCGAAATCCCGCGTGCCGCCGTCCGTGCCGACCAGATCGCCGAGAACGCCGAGTTCTTCTCGTTCGGAACCAACGACCTGACGCAGACGACGCTGGGCATGTCCCGTGACGACTACGGCCCGTTCATCGGCTTCTACCGTGAGAACGACATCATCGGCAACGACCCGTTCCAGCAGATCGACCAGGACGGCGTCGGTGAGCTGATGAAGATCGGCGTCGAACGCGGCCGGAAGGTGAAGAGCAAGCTGAAGATCGGCATCTGTGGCGAACACGGCGGCGACCCGTCGTCCGTCATGTTCTGCCATCGGATCGGCCTCGACTACGTGTCGTGCTCGCCGTTCCGGGTTCCGATCGCCCGCCTCGCCGCCGCCCAGGCGGCCGTTGAAGGCTGA
- a CDS encoding DUF1501 domain-containing protein — protein MSHGCTPAHFERLSRRGFLSVGYLAGTALTLPMLLRGRTALGDLKDYKSVEGKAKSVIHIFLPGGMAQQESFDPKPYAPIEYRGEMGRVDTNLPGVQFGATLPKTAQIADRLTVIRSMTHGEAAHERGTHNMFTGYKPSPALSYPSIGSVVSHEFGSRKNLPPYVCIPNMPNEYAGSGYLSSAFAPFSLGSDPATNGFKVRDLDLYGGIDDSRFSTRRTALEAVNAHFRKKESSDQIKAMDSFYDSAFSLISSPEAKEAFNIEKEPAALRDEYGRNTAGARMLLARRLVESGVRLVNLTYGGWDMHDNIVAGFNRQMPQFDQAYARLILDLEQRGLLDSTLVMVSSEFGRTPKINGTAGRDHWPKVFSVALAGGGIKKGLVYGTSNATASEPEDDAVGIEDLFTTVYHCMGITADKELMAPGDRPIEIVDGGKVIQELLA, from the coding sequence ATGTCTCATGGATGCACGCCGGCTCATTTTGAGCGCCTCTCCCGCCGCGGCTTTCTGTCCGTCGGCTATCTCGCGGGAACCGCTCTCACTCTTCCAATGCTGCTCCGCGGCCGCACGGCCCTGGGCGACCTGAAGGACTACAAGAGCGTCGAAGGGAAGGCCAAGTCGGTCATCCATATCTTCCTGCCGGGCGGAATGGCCCAGCAGGAATCGTTCGATCCCAAGCCCTACGCCCCGATCGAATATCGCGGCGAAATGGGGCGTGTCGACACGAACCTTCCCGGCGTCCAGTTCGGCGCCACGCTGCCGAAGACCGCCCAGATCGCCGACCGTCTCACCGTCATCCGCTCGATGACCCACGGTGAAGCGGCCCACGAACGCGGCACGCACAACATGTTCACGGGCTACAAGCCCAGCCCGGCCCTGAGCTATCCGTCGATCGGCTCCGTGGTCAGCCACGAATTCGGCTCACGCAAGAACCTGCCGCCGTACGTCTGCATTCCCAACATGCCGAACGAGTATGCCGGCAGCGGATACTTGAGTTCGGCGTTCGCCCCGTTCAGCCTCGGCAGCGACCCGGCCACGAACGGCTTCAAGGTTCGCGATCTCGACCTGTACGGCGGAATTGATGACAGTCGGTTCTCGACGCGTCGCACCGCCCTGGAAGCCGTCAACGCACACTTCCGCAAGAAGGAGTCGTCCGACCAGATCAAGGCCATGGACAGCTTCTACGACAGCGCCTTCAGCCTGATCTCCTCGCCGGAAGCGAAGGAAGCCTTCAACATCGAGAAAGAGCCCGCCGCCCTCCGCGATGAGTATGGTCGCAACACCGCGGGAGCCCGCATGCTGCTGGCCCGCCGCCTGGTGGAATCGGGCGTCCGCCTGGTGAACCTGACCTACGGCGGCTGGGACATGCACGACAACATCGTCGCCGGCTTCAACCGCCAGATGCCGCAGTTCGACCAGGCCTACGCCCGCCTGATTCTCGACCTCGAACAGCGCGGGCTCCTCGACAGCACGCTCGTCATGGTCTCCTCCGAGTTCGGCCGCACGCCGAAAATCAACGGCACCGCCGGCCGCGACCACTGGCCCAAGGTGTTCAGCGTCGCCCTCGCCGGCGGCGGCATCAAGAAGGGGCTCGTCTACGGAACGTCGAACGCCACCGCGAGCGAACCCGAAGACGACGCCGTGGGCATCGAGGACCTCTTCACGACGGTCTACCACTGCATGGGAATCACTGCCGACAAGGAGCTGATGGCTCCTGGCGACCGCCCGATCGAAATCGTCGACGGCGGCAAGGTGATCCAGGAACTGCTGGCCTGA